The following coding sequences lie in one Streptomyces xiamenensis genomic window:
- a CDS encoding helix-turn-helix domain-containing protein, producing MEDATPAQEFARALRELKERSGLSFGALSTRLHTSTSTLHRYCSGAALPQEYATADRLAALCGATEPERRHLHRLWVLADAQRGATPAKAAPGPPAEPTAVPSDVPPAEPTAEPPAAPGPARPWWRRRPTARLTVGLAALLLAAALTLDAAGGAKAGTAGENAAPLEWTTRSHVWAFGCGHRYLVDAGPQDVPAPPVAQDAERWSAARRAVHAEAAIVEITLTAEPGTGAPVVVEAAHIRIAERRAPLPWPVYRMDNGCGGSLAPAAFGVDLDADRPLAHPIAGGDAATGEEFPAPRLPFALGADEPLLLRFEARAATGDVDWYIELDWNSGGRSGTTRIDDDGRPFRTSGTTGPVLVHDIPTGRWLPE from the coding sequence CTCGACGCTGCACCGCTACTGCTCGGGAGCGGCGCTGCCCCAGGAGTACGCGACGGCCGACCGCCTCGCCGCGCTGTGCGGGGCCACCGAGCCGGAACGGCGACACCTGCACCGCCTGTGGGTGCTGGCCGACGCCCAGCGCGGCGCCACCCCGGCCAAAGCCGCGCCCGGCCCCCCGGCGGAGCCCACCGCCGTACCTTCCGACGTACCCCCGGCGGAGCCCACCGCCGAACCCCCCGCCGCGCCCGGCCCGGCCCGCCCGTGGTGGCGCCGGCGGCCCACCGCGCGGCTGACGGTGGGGCTCGCCGCGCTGCTGCTGGCCGCCGCGCTCACCCTCGACGCCGCGGGCGGGGCGAAGGCCGGGACGGCGGGGGAGAACGCGGCGCCACTGGAGTGGACCACCCGCTCCCACGTCTGGGCCTTCGGCTGCGGTCACCGCTACCTGGTGGACGCCGGGCCGCAGGATGTCCCGGCACCGCCGGTCGCCCAGGACGCCGAGCGCTGGTCGGCCGCCCGGCGGGCCGTGCACGCGGAGGCGGCCATCGTCGAGATCACCCTGACCGCCGAACCGGGTACCGGCGCCCCGGTCGTCGTGGAGGCGGCCCACATCCGGATCGCCGAGCGCCGCGCACCGCTGCCCTGGCCGGTGTACCGCATGGACAACGGCTGCGGCGGCTCCCTGGCCCCCGCAGCCTTCGGCGTCGACCTGGACGCCGACCGCCCGCTGGCCCACCCGATCGCCGGCGGCGACGCCGCCACCGGCGAGGAATTCCCCGCCCCCCGCCTCCCCTTCGCCCTCGGCGCGGACGAGCCGCTGCTGCTGCGCTTCGAGGCCAGGGCCGCAACCGGCGACGTCGACTGGTACATCGAACTCGACTGGAACAGCGGCGGGCGCTCCGGCACCACGCGTATCGACGACGACGGCCGTCCCTTCCGCACCAGCGGCACCACCGGACCCGTTCTCGTCCACGACATCCCCACCGGCCGCTGGCTGCCGGAGTGA
- a CDS encoding pirin family protein yields MSNLDQRPAPTPCGAEPRTGPVHELLAGREVPLGESTVVRRLLPSLGRRMVGAWVFVDHYGPDDIADEPGMQVPPHPHIGLQTVSWLHAGEVLHRDSLGSLQTVRPRELGLMTSGRAIAHSEESPSPHRNAPILHGAQLWVALPGEHRHTAPSFEHHTTLPVLRGGGGLSATVILGELDGAASPGTTFSPLVGADLALAAGTDTALPLTEDFEYAVLSMSGAPEIDGVPLPPGSLLYLGEGRRHLPLRSDHDAAVMLLGGVPFEEEIVMWWNFIGRSAEDIVQARADWEEGSRFGEVKGYAGDRLSAPALPPVPLKPRGRTR; encoded by the coding sequence ATGAGCAACCTCGACCAGCGCCCCGCCCCCACCCCCTGCGGTGCCGAGCCCAGGACCGGCCCCGTGCACGAACTCCTCGCGGGCCGTGAGGTCCCGCTCGGCGAGAGCACCGTGGTACGCCGGCTGCTTCCCAGCCTCGGCCGCCGCATGGTGGGCGCCTGGGTGTTCGTCGACCACTACGGCCCCGACGACATCGCCGACGAGCCCGGCATGCAGGTGCCCCCGCACCCGCACATCGGCCTGCAGACCGTCAGCTGGCTGCACGCCGGGGAGGTGCTGCACCGTGACAGTCTCGGCAGCCTGCAGACCGTCCGCCCGCGCGAACTCGGCCTGATGACCTCGGGGCGCGCCATCGCCCACTCCGAGGAGTCGCCGAGCCCGCACCGCAACGCCCCGATCCTGCACGGCGCCCAGCTGTGGGTGGCGCTGCCGGGCGAACACCGCCACACCGCGCCCTCCTTCGAGCACCACACCACGCTGCCGGTGCTGCGCGGTGGCGGCGGGCTCTCCGCCACCGTCATCCTGGGCGAACTCGACGGGGCCGCCTCGCCCGGCACCACCTTCAGCCCGCTGGTGGGGGCCGACCTCGCGCTGGCCGCCGGCACCGACACCGCGCTGCCGCTGACCGAGGACTTCGAGTACGCGGTCCTGTCGATGTCCGGCGCCCCCGAGATCGACGGCGTGCCGCTGCCCCCCGGTTCCCTGCTCTACCTGGGCGAGGGCCGCCGCCACCTGCCGCTGCGCTCCGACCACGACGCGGCGGTGATGCTGCTGGGCGGTGTCCCCTTCGAGGAGGAGATCGTCATGTGGTGGAACTTCATCGGCAGGTCGGCGGAGGACATCGTCCAGGCGCGCGCCGACTGGGAGGAGGGCAGCCGCTTCGGCGAGGTGAAGGGCTACGCGGGCGACCGCCTGTCCGCCCCCGCCCTTCCCCCGGTACCGCTCAAACCCCGGGGCCGCACGCGCTGA